A stretch of DNA from Chanos chanos chromosome 11, fChaCha1.1, whole genome shotgun sequence:
GATGATAATTATTTATTCCTATCAGGGCTATATGTACAAAGGtgagttttatttatgaaatattgcGAAGACTGGATTTAAAGTCAGTCTTAATGGTATCAAATTAAACTCATTACAGGTGACACATACGAACAGCTACAGGCTAAGCAGAAGTGTATTATGATACAGAAATCCTGCCAATTACTGTCAATTCATTTGATTAATGTCAGGAAAAGACCATGGAGCAGGAGAGCGGAGTCACAAGAAGGATTGTTCAATAACAATAAAGGTTGTGGTACAAAATGGGGTTAACACAGGACTGAGACCAGAGACACACTGGATACAGgcaggtaaacacacaaaacactcagtaCAGGTAAAAGGTTTGATAACGTAAGATAACGTCGGCTGAGTAAACACATGGGGAATGTAGACGTGGGGAGGAGCAGGTCCAACAGAAGGGACTGAATAGAGAGGGAAACCAGAGGGGAACAGAGTGAGGGCAGGTCTGAGGGGATGAGGAGTGATCAGACTGGTGATTAATAAACCAGTGACGCTGAGAACTGAATGCCTGAGACTGGCAAAGGAGGTCGTCATAATCAGACAGCAAAAACGTTTTAATTTGTATTACATGTCAGCAGAGCGAAACCCCTGTATACAGTGATTCAATGgttttgaaaacattaaatCCTAGAAACGAAAATATCTCTGTTACATAAGAACCCAATCTTTGATGAATAAGAACCTAAAGCATTTCAAAGCTtcccacacacaactctactcCAGTCTCACCAAACTCTGTACACATCAACAATAACGAAAAGAATTATCAGACAGATTCTTTTTGTTCATATATCTCATTATatctaaaactgaaaatatgaagCCATGGatggaaccaaaaaaaagaagaaaaaaaatgaattgtgaaAAGAGTCTAGAAGTAAGAGTCAGGTTTCAGATACTGGCATCTTTAGTCTCCCAGCTAAACCAGTGCCTTCTCACAGACCCACTTTAGCTGTTGGTTACATGGAAGATCATTCAAGCTAAAATAGTCTCCAGTCATGGCAGCCATGGTAGTCATCTCAGCACAGTTCCCTTTATGCCAGTGCACTCCACCATTGTCGGGCTCTCCATATCCCCAATACCtaaagttacacacacacacacacaaacacacacacacgtattttcatattcatttggactcacttactcattcaagggtttttctatatttttactATTTTCCGCATTGTGCTTTGTGTACacttttttttgcttactacataattccatatgtgtttatttcatagTTTTGGTGCCTTCAGTCTTGTTCTACgatgtagaaaataaaaataataaaaataaagaaaaccagTTGAATTAAAAGGTGTGTCCAAAATTTTGACTGGtattgtatgtatatacatatttgtaTTAGGGGTGGAGTCAAATCCGAATATGATTgaacaccagctatttgacttttttttttcttcccaaaaacaaataatttttaaaatatttgtatgagACTGATATTcgtaaaaaaaacactatttgtgctttgccgaatACCGTATTTGGGTACGGCTCCACCCCTAATACACAGGCTTCTGCTGTGGAGGTGCAGTTTTGCGGCTCATTGGTGGAAGTatagtttaatttagttttaaaCTCCTGCTGGCGAAAAATTTTACTGTGGTGAACCATCGTGCTCCTAGCTCAGCAGTCAGGTTCTGGGGGGGTCCATGGTTTCCTGTGTTGCACTGTCAAAAAGCATTTACATGTCCTCTATGAAGCAAGGAAGACCACACAggtttttattttggtctttcCATTACCCTTTTACcttgtgtgttcattttgcttttgtttactgtctttaaaTGTTCTTGTACAATATAAACTGTATAAAGCAAGATAGAGCTATCATTTTGCTGTGTTCTCTTACCCAGTGTGCAATGGCGttccatccacccatttccattctccctctctgtcctcatcaGTTAGACCAATCCAAAACGTCCCCCTCAGGGAATATAGAAACTTCTGGTGTTGAAGCGAAAATACAAACTTTAAAGTTTCTGTGCATTGaaagcaaataaagcaaaataaacagtAGAAGCTGCTTCAAAAGTCacaattttctttcatttattctcaTCAACACTCCTTTATGCCACTGACTGAAATACTATTTGCTTGACTCAGCccagcatcttgtgaagtttaTTTATACTTTCCCCATTCCAAACACAAGGGGGCGCTTTGTACATAAGTTTAACTCAAATTAAGCTATATTTCAGCAGTTCATAAGGGGCCAGTTAAGACCACATATCTTACAGTAATGgacagaaatgtattcatttcaatacatctcacagtttctgtttttcactaaTACTATTTCAGCTCCACCATCATTATttcacctgttcctctctgctgcttATAATGACCAgatctcctccttttcctctgcagtcctgtctgctctgggCCCAGTTTTTTGTCAAGGTGGAAACGTAGTAACAGCTACACTGAAATCTTCTCCATCCGTCAGGGCAGGTTCCTACTGATAAGCCAGATGAGTCAGCACCTTCCCCTTTGTTTTATTATCATACCGCTAAACGTTAAAATCTCAGCACTCCCATTACTTTCAGATATTCATATCTTTCATATTTTGAATCATATCTTCTTTATCTATCACATAACCCTTAAAATTTCATTTGTTATGAACTTCATATTAATCAGAGTCATGAAATACTTACCTTGTGTAGAAAGCTTCCTCTGAAGTTCAtctctctccagtctcaggATGTTGTAACTGGTTTCTAACTGGTCTCTTTCTTTGGAAAGGTTGGTGAGACTGGTTAGAAGCCTGTTAGAGCTGTTCTGCAGCTGGTCCCTTTCCTGAGTGAGATCACTATAGCTGGCCTGTAACTGGTCTAACTCTGCAGTCACACTGGTGTAACTGGTCCTcaacttgtctctctctttgacgagtttcacacacactcctattgTGATGGCCAgcaagagaacacacagaagcCCCAGGAAGAGTGTCACAAATCTTCCTGAAAGTACCTGTTTCTTCTCTACTTTAACACCTGTGGTAATTCAAACAGGAACATAtttagaacccccccccccaaccacaatTCTTTCTTTAGCCATTAAATGTGAGCATATTcatatgagtttgtgtttgacagagagagagagagagagagagagagggagggagggaaagggagggagagtgtgtgtgtgtgtctgtgtgtgtgtgtgtgtgtgtaacagtaccTGTCTTGTCCTTTGGACTGCTGatgacctctgtctctgtgctgggcTCCTGGGCTGCTCCAGCATCTACAGGACAAATATTCTACATCATCTCCAGTTTCTCTCTTCTGCCAAACTCACTTATCGAAACAACTTTCATCATTATTCActctttgggggaaaaaaagccaaagcaCATTCACTGTGCTCTCACACTTGCTTTACAGAAGTGtattaagtttaagtttcagtgattgcacacacactgtgaacagtgagcagtgaatttgtcctctgcatttaacccatccaacataccagtagtgaacacacaccagacgcagtgggcagcctccttggtgagcgtccggggagcattggggttaagtggcACTCAAGGgtacacagccgtggatgttgggtctgggaatcgaaccggcaaccctccagtcgcaagcccggttctctaccctttaggccacggctgcccagTGTATGACAAAACAGTGCCACTGTGGAGGGTCTGACTGACAGGGAAGTGCTTTAAATTCTAGTAACGTACAcaccatttcttttttgttagcTTGTTTCACACCTGTCCATTTATTCCTCTTTAATGAGTGAACAATGGCTTGGTATCACGCTCCCTCAGTCTTAAAGGCACTGTGTCATGCCCACTGTCACCACATCAGGATTGGCCCTGAATTCTGTTACCTGCCCCCCAGTTAATGCAGCAACATTACCTCTGTCTATCCACTCTTTCAGTTGCCTTTAGCTTTTGTGAAGTTTGCTGGTCAGTAATCTTCCATGTTACTCTAGGTTTATATCTGTTTGCTGTTTGATTggtgttctgttgttttgtgctattttggattctgttttgtttacttgttaCATTCTTGTGCACCTGCTTCCAAATCACCTTTTATATCCCAAGTCCCCACTTTGTGACACAAGACTTTGAAAACAATACGGAAGAAACCTGAAGGGGTTTGATATTCAGCGTGTGGTTACTCAACAAGACCAGCTCCTGTTTCAGCGACAGGAACGGTTACACCACCAATGCATCACCACAAATTAACTGGGCAGCATGGTGTCCCAGTGGTTAGCACTGCTGCATCATAGCAGGAAGGTCCTGGGTTGGAATCctgggtcctttctgtgtggagtttgcatgttctctgcGTGTGTGGTAACAGAACTAGAGTCGGTCCCTGAGCGTTCCACTGTGCCTGCCCACTGCCCCTAGTGTGTATCTGCTCACTGCTCAATGCTCCTAGTGcgtgtataggatgggtcacATGCAGAGAATGGAATTCCCCACAGAGATCAATGCACTGATCTCATTCATGGTCTAATTATCATTGGTATATCTGAATAGTACCGTTCGGCATGGActttttttgtacagtttaCAGAAAATCTAGTATGTCCGTTACTAACCCTGAGTTTAAACGGGTCTACTGTACATTTCTGAGGCAAACCTCTTGAATATCAGTCCCTAGATATTCAGATATTCATTGTTTAGAACAATGACGGGACAGAGGTTAAAATGGCATTTCAACAACTTTATATTTAGATCTGGATTACTTGAAAGAGCAGATAGCGACTTTTGTATGTCTTTATCCAACATTATTCTCGCCTTTTAATGTGTCCTAGCCAAATCCGTTATGATGTATGAAAACAACCATTTGAGTGTCGCTCCGGGATTGTTTCAAGTTTCATCatcatctgtttatttcatcactAACACTAAAAAAACCACCAAGTTGTTGATTGTTTCAGTTAAAATGTAAGCaaaaaattgtttgtgtgtgtgtgtgtatgtgtgtgtatatgtgtgtgagtgtgtgtatgtgtgtgtgtgtgtgtgtgtgttacattaccTGCTGTGCTCTTTGCAGTGCTGTCctccttctctgtgttgtgtttcttggCCTTTACAGTGTCTGCACTGACATAAATATCCACCATCCTCTCAACTcgctctcctctgtcctcctcactcATCTGCCTGGTATCAATATTATCATAAACAACCCCAGacatatttcactttttaagACACAATCTGGTCTACTGACTCTtacttgtctctgttttgtatGAAACAGAACTCTCTGACTCTTTATCTTATCAAACAAGTTAATAATGTGTAAAAGGGGAACTGTTTCACTTTGGTTTCACTTCAGAATGCCACCCCAAAATGTTCCGCATTTGTAAAGATCTCATTTCACCTAGACCTTTGCCACATGGAGTAACTGCtgtttcagaaacacacatgacTTCTGTAAATGGAACCTAGaataacaaacattaaaaactcTGGCTGTAGCTGCCCACTCTATGTACAAAACTGGTCTcgtatttctttaaaaacattaaagaaaacattaaatccTAGAAACGGAATATCTCTGTTACATAAGAACCCAATCTTTGATGAATAAGAACCTAAAGCATATCAACGCTtcccacacacaactctactcCAGTCTCACCAAACTCTGtacacatcaacaataacaaaaagaatTATCAGACAGATTCTTTTTGTACATATATCTCATTATATCTAATACTGAAAATATGAAGCCATGGatggaaccaaaaaaaagaagaagaaaaaaaaatgagtctaGAAGTAAGAGTCAGGCTCCAGATAGAGGCATCTTTAGTCTCCAAGATAAAACAGTGCCTTCTCACAGACCCACTTTAGCTGTTTGTTACATGGAAGATCATTCCAGCTCTTAAAAGAGTCTCCAGTCATGGTAGTCATCTCAGCACAATTCTCCTTAATCTCTGTAATCCAGTACGCTCCGCCATTATTTGGTTCACCATTTCTCCAGTACCtaaagttacacacacacacacacacacacacacacacacacacgtattttcatattcatttggaCTCACCTACTCATTCAAGGGCTTTTCTatatttttactattttctgCATTGTGCTTtatgtacactttttttttgcttactacataattccatatgtgtttatttcatagTTTTGGTGCCTTCAGTCTTGTTCTACgatgtagaaaataaaaataataaaaataaagaaaaccagTTGAATTAAAAGGTGTGTCCAAAAATTTTGACTGGtattgtatgtatatacatgtacGTATTAGGGGTGGAGTCAAATCCGAATATGATTGAACACCAGctatttgatgttttttttttcttcccaaaaacaaataatttttaaaataattgtatgagattgtaaaaaaaacactatttgtgctttgccaaatttggatttggCTCCACCCCTAATACACAGGCTTCTGCTGTGGAGGTGCAGTTTTGCGGCTCATTGGTGGAAGTatagtttaatttagttttaaaCTCCTGCTGGCGAAAAATTTTACTGTGGTGAACCATCGTGCTCCTAGTTCAGCTGTGAGGTTCGTGGTTTCCTGTGCTGCACTGTCAAAAAGCATTTACATGTCCTCTATGAAGCAAGGAAGACCACGCAggtttttattttggtctttcCATTACCCTTTTACCTCGTgtgttcattttgcttttgtttactgtctttaaaTGTTCTTGTACGATATAAACTATATAGAGTAAAATAGATCTATCACTTGGCTGTGTTCTCTTACCCAGTGTGCAATGGCGttccatccacccatttccattctccctctgtgtcctcATCAGTTAGACCAATCCAAAACTTCACCCTCAGTGAATATAGAAACCACTGGTGTTGAAGCGAAAATACAATTGTTAAAGTTGCTGTGTACTAGaagcaaataaagcaaaataaacagtAGAAGCTGCTTCGAAACTCacaattttctttcatttattctcaCCAACACTCCTTTATGCCACTGACTGTGAAGTTTATTGATACTTTCCCCATTCCAAACACAAGGGGGCGCTCTGTACATGAGTTTAACTCAAATTAAGCTATATTTCAGCAGTTCATAAGGGGCCAGTTAAGACCACATATCATCCAGTAAtggacagaaatgttttcatttcaatacatctcacagtttctgtttttcactaaTACTATTTCAGCTCCACCATCATTATttcacctgttcctctctgctgtttataaTGACCAgatctcctccttttcctctgcagtcctgtctgctctgctcCCAGTTTTTTGTCACAGTGGAAACGTAGTAACAGCTACACTGAAATCTTCTCCATCTGTCAGGGCAGGTTCCTACTGATAAGCCAGATGAGTCAGCACCTTCCCCTTTGTTTTATTATCATACCGCTAAACGTTTAAATCTCAGCACTCCCATTACTTTCAGATATTCATATCATTCAGTTATCTGTCACATTACCCTTGacatttcatatatttatatatatatataacttcaTATTAATCAGAGTTATGAATCTTATGGGTACTAGCCTTGTTTACAAAGCTTCCTCTGAAGTTCAtctctctccagtctcaggATGTTGTAACTGGTTTCTAATTGGTCTCTTTCTTTGGAAAGGGTGGTGAGACTGGTTAGAAGCCTGGTAGAGCTGTTTTGCAGCTCGTCCCTTTCCTGAGTGAGATCGCTATAGCTGGCCTGTAACTGGTCTAACTCCGCAGTCACACTGGTGTAACTGGTCCTcaacttgtctctctctttgacgaGTTTCACACTCACTCCTATTGTGATGGCCAgcaagagaacacacagaagcCCCAGGAAGAGTGTCACAAATCTTCCTGAAAGTACCTGTTTCTTCTCTACTTTAACACCTGTGGTAATTCAAACAGGAACATATTTAGAATCCCCCCAACCACAATTCTTTCTTTAGCCATTAAATGTGAGCATATTcatatgagtttgtgtttgacggagagagagagagagagagagagagagagatagagagagagagagagagagagagagggagagagagagggaaagggagggaaagacggagagagagagtgtgtgtgtgtgtgtgtgtgtgtgtgtaacagtaccTGTCTTGTCCTTTGGACTGCTGATGGCCTCATTTTACATTAATAAATCATGTAAAAGTGCTGATCTTGGACGTTGgaattctcactcactcattatcaaAGCCGCTTCTCCTAATTAGGATCACTAGAGCCTATCCGAGGGCTCATAGGACAAAAGGTGAGGAAACACCCTTGCCAGTCCAtctcagggcagacacacattcatacctaggggcaatacAGTGTATCCAGTTCAGCTAACCTGCATGTTTTTGGACTGGAGGAGGAAACCCACACTGACAtggggagaacacgcaaactccacacagaaaggaccctggccgcccggccgggaatcaaaccctagaccttcttgctgtgaggcagcaGCACTACCCCctgtgccaccgtgccgccccgtGCTGTTGGGACTCCAAAATCGTAAAAGTTATAGTGATGCAAAAGTTATAACGCTTTAAGAATCCGGAGTTcatattacttaatccaaaagtgATCTGAAATTAATCAAACGTTTTTCCTTTACATAACTCAAAATTGGATTACGTGTTATAAACACTCAAAATCTTGAAGTCAGTAGAGTTTATAAGGACATTGTAAGTTTACACATTTGAacctctctgtcacattcacagaacaAGTGGTGGATAACATTACTTATAACAAATCACCCCATTTTCATTGTAAAACACAAAGTTTAAGACAGCAAAGTTTAAGACAGCAGAGAGTTATTATGAGTTGTCGCCTGCAggattcatttttaacagtgtgAAAGAGGGTGTGTCGCTATCACTCTTTTGCTCTGAGGTCTTCAATACCTAGTTCTCAATTTGTCTCAAGTgaacaagtttgtgtgtgtgtgtgtgtgtgtgtctgtctgtgtgtgttctgtctgtgtgagtgtgtgaaggaatcataaacatatttttatattctagcagGGCTAGCTGGTGCGCTTGCTTAAAAATCCATGTGACCACATGTGCTGGTGGTTAACTggtgagagaagctgaaacctgaggtggagtggttggtaaactaggctaGTTTTAACCGTATCTCAGAAGAAGTCTGAAGTATGGTGGCATTTCAATCTTTTGGAGGACAACCCTAACAAAGTAAAATGCAAACTCTGTTGGCCTATGCAAGAATTCACTTATCATCTAATCGAGTGAAGTTGCATAGCTAGGCAGCCATCGAAACTTGAAACAGGTAAGTTATTAGCCggccagagaaaaagagactgaacacaaatgtttgatttttc
This window harbors:
- the LOC115823817 gene encoding C-type lectin domain family 4 member E-like gives rise to the protein MNSGFLKRYNFCITITFTILESQQHGAARWHRGWRRFQCSCYYVSTVTKNWEQSRQDCRGKGGDLVIINSREEQWFLYSLRVKFWIGLTDEDTEGEWKWVDGTPLHTG